The Thunnus thynnus chromosome 24, fThuThy2.1, whole genome shotgun sequence genome window below encodes:
- the si:dkey-190l8.2 gene encoding si:dkey-190l8.2 isoform X1 has protein sequence MSPLQLSVYWRLSLVFIFTSFLFFLDIFTAAIAAANCRHGNGTSGSDTLRGTLPPNAQSNQSRTGDVSESEADWRTESGNRDSVCGWTDWLPYGQTLFMVGLLLGSLVGGALSDRYGKRPVLLVCVFVHAVCGVVPAVLSQPFLFLAIRCLTGVCCCCINICSFSLAVEWTAPAARLWPPAFLPFCFSLGTMGGAPLAWLSPTWRQLHLSLALPQLICLPLYLSIPESPRWLLLRRRTDVLDRYRSNSPADEQCLNLLLDSAWSDLQKATEAQKEEPPGGQAPCDIIHLRHPTVLLRLSIMSYLSVASALTYFGICMNIGSFGVGVYSAQFFSGLSETPCLLVPLARLGRRPISMLALFLSGAACFLSLLLSRYHGEPVLVMSLALLGKLCILAAIFISTLYSIELFPTVVRQRCVSLVSLCFRIGCLVNTLVQSNPNGAISLAAMVVYSSGPIIGCGLCLLLPETSGVPLPDSVEDCDRQPLPHPPSIGTLWRTRKLVSSQTRKTEIQPAEKDDMHTPNTHTGLI, from the exons ATGTCTCCGCTGCAGCTCTCCGTCTACTGGCGCCTCTCTCTCGTCTTCATCTtcacctccttcctcttcttcctcgaCATTTTCACAGCCGCCATCGCCGCGGCCAactgtcgccatggcaacggcacCAGCGGCTCAGACACACTCCGTGGAACGTTGCCACCGAACGCGCAGAGCAACCAATCACGGACCGGAGACGTTTCAGAGAGCGAAGCCGATTGGAGGACGGAGAGCGGGAACCGAGAC tcagtgtgtggtTGGACAGACTGGTTGCCCTATGGTCAGACTCTCTTCATGGTCGGTCTGCTGCTGGGATCTCTGGTGGGAGGAGCGCTGTCTGACCG ATACGGGAAGCGTCCGGtgctgttggtgtgtgtgttcgtgcacGCTGTGTGTGGCGTGGTGCCCGCCGTTCTCTCTCAGCCATTCCTCTTCCTCGCCATTCGCTGCCTGACGGGcgtttgctgctgctgcatcaacATCTGCTCCTTCAGTTTGG CAGTGGAGTGGACTGCCCCCGCTGCCCGGCTCTGGCCACCGGCCTTCCTGCCGTTCTGTTTCAGTTTGGGGACGATGGGTGGAGCTCCGCTGGCCTGGCTCAGCCCCACCTGGAGGCAGCTGCACCTGTCTCTGGCTCTGCCGCAACTCATCTGTCTGCCGCTCTACCT TTCGATTCCAGAGTCTCCTCGCTGGTTGTTGTTAAGGAGGAGGACGGATGTTCTGGAccgttaccgtagcaacagccCTGCAGATGAACAGTGCCTGAAtctg ctgttgGACTCGGCCTGGTCTGACTTGCAGAAAGCCACCGAGGCCCAGAAAGAAGAGCCTCCTGGAGGCCAAGCCCCGTGTGACATCATCCACCTCAGACACCCGACCGTCCTGCTGCGGCTGTCAATTATGAGTTACCTGAg CGTTGCGTCAGCACTGACATACTTTGGCATCTGTATGAACATCGGCTCATTTGGCGTTGGCGTCTACTCTGCCCAGTTCTTTTCCGGCCTATCAGAAACTCCCTGCCTGCTCGTCCCGTTGGCTCGCCTGGGACGGCGACCAATCAGCATGCTCGCTCTGTTCCTGAGTGGAGCAGCATGCTTCCTGTCATTACTACTGTCCAGATATCACG GTGAGCCGGTGCTGGTAATGAGTCTGGCTCTGCTGGGAAAACTCTGCATCCTGGCTGCCATCTTCATCTCTACACTGTACAGCATCGAGCTGTTCCCCACAGTGGTCAG ACAGCGGTGCGTGTCTCTGGTCAGCTTGTGTTTCCGGATCGGCTGTCTGGTCAACACCTTGGTCCAATCCAATCCCAATGGAGCGATCTCATTGGCTGCCATGGTTGTGTACAGCAGCGGACCAATCATAGGCTGTGGCTTGTGTCTGCTGCTGCCAGAGACCAGTGGCGTCCCGCTTCCTGATTCGGTGGAGGACTGTGACAGGCAGCCTCTGCCCCACCCACCCAGTATTGGCACCCTTTGGAGGACACG gaagCTGGTGAGCAGCCAAACCAGGAAAACAGAGATCCAGCCTGCAGAGAAAGATGACAtgcacacaccaaacacacacacaggactgatatga
- the si:dkey-190l8.2 gene encoding si:dkey-190l8.2 isoform X2, with the protein MSPLQLSVYWRLSLVFIFTSFLFFLDIFTAAIAAANCRHGNGTSGSDTLRGTLPPNAQSNQSRTGDVSESEADWRTESGNRDSVCGWTDWLPYGQTLFMVGLLLGSLVGGALSDRYGKRPVLLVCVFVHAVCGVVPAVLSQPFLFLAIRCLTGVCCCCINICSFSLAVEWTAPAARLWPPAFLPFCFSLGTMGGAPLAWLSPTWRQLHLSLALPQLICLPLYLSIPESPRWLLLRRRTDVLDRYRSNSPADEQCLNLLLDSAWSDLQKATEAQKEEPPGGQAPCDIIHLRHPTVLLRLSIMSYLSVASALTYFGICMNIGSFGVGVYSAQFFSGLSETPCLLVPLARLGRRPISMLALFLSGAACFLSLLLSRYHGEPVLVMSLALLGKLCILAAIFISTLYSIELFPTVVRKHDGASDGAYPQI; encoded by the exons ATGTCTCCGCTGCAGCTCTCCGTCTACTGGCGCCTCTCTCTCGTCTTCATCTtcacctccttcctcttcttcctcgaCATTTTCACAGCCGCCATCGCCGCGGCCAactgtcgccatggcaacggcacCAGCGGCTCAGACACACTCCGTGGAACGTTGCCACCGAACGCGCAGAGCAACCAATCACGGACCGGAGACGTTTCAGAGAGCGAAGCCGATTGGAGGACGGAGAGCGGGAACCGAGAC tcagtgtgtggtTGGACAGACTGGTTGCCCTATGGTCAGACTCTCTTCATGGTCGGTCTGCTGCTGGGATCTCTGGTGGGAGGAGCGCTGTCTGACCG ATACGGGAAGCGTCCGGtgctgttggtgtgtgtgttcgtgcacGCTGTGTGTGGCGTGGTGCCCGCCGTTCTCTCTCAGCCATTCCTCTTCCTCGCCATTCGCTGCCTGACGGGcgtttgctgctgctgcatcaacATCTGCTCCTTCAGTTTGG CAGTGGAGTGGACTGCCCCCGCTGCCCGGCTCTGGCCACCGGCCTTCCTGCCGTTCTGTTTCAGTTTGGGGACGATGGGTGGAGCTCCGCTGGCCTGGCTCAGCCCCACCTGGAGGCAGCTGCACCTGTCTCTGGCTCTGCCGCAACTCATCTGTCTGCCGCTCTACCT TTCGATTCCAGAGTCTCCTCGCTGGTTGTTGTTAAGGAGGAGGACGGATGTTCTGGAccgttaccgtagcaacagccCTGCAGATGAACAGTGCCTGAAtctg ctgttgGACTCGGCCTGGTCTGACTTGCAGAAAGCCACCGAGGCCCAGAAAGAAGAGCCTCCTGGAGGCCAAGCCCCGTGTGACATCATCCACCTCAGACACCCGACCGTCCTGCTGCGGCTGTCAATTATGAGTTACCTGAg CGTTGCGTCAGCACTGACATACTTTGGCATCTGTATGAACATCGGCTCATTTGGCGTTGGCGTCTACTCTGCCCAGTTCTTTTCCGGCCTATCAGAAACTCCCTGCCTGCTCGTCCCGTTGGCTCGCCTGGGACGGCGACCAATCAGCATGCTCGCTCTGTTCCTGAGTGGAGCAGCATGCTTCCTGTCATTACTACTGTCCAGATATCACG GTGAGCCGGTGCTGGTAATGAGTCTGGCTCTGCTGGGAAAACTCTGCATCCTGGCTGCCATCTTCATCTCTACACTGTACAGCATCGAGCTGTTCCCCACAGTGGTCAG AAAACACGACGGTGCATCTGACGGGGCTTATCCTCAAATTTAA
- the sh3yl1 gene encoding SH3 domain-containing YSC84-like protein 1 isoform X1, with product MSNPIPSNLKSEAKKAAKILRDFTEISNRNGPDKLIPPHVIAKAEGLAIISVIKAGFMITARGGSGIVIARLSDRRWSAPSAIGIAGLGGGFEIGVEVSDLVIILNQRRAIEAFTKGGNLTLGGNCTVAVGPLGRNVEADVALRSTAAVFTYCRSRGLFAGISLEGSYLIERKDTNRKFYSQDIRASSILNGDVEPPSECYDLYHILDAYAEAYTADWTSKNMPAKSSLPPSRPPAPPQQKAATSFQQLPTNTGGSTGSKNALYPSISIYKSATSGGPSMGGASGQLVVTATHPFTGQQPGDLSFAPGDRITVITKTESQYDWWEGQLDDGRVGIFPANFVTY from the exons a TGAGTAACCCCATCCCGTCCAATCTGAAGTCGGAGGCCAAGAAAGCCGCCAAGATCCTGAGAGACTTCACTGAAATCTCCAACAGGAACGGACCCGACAAACTCATCCCCC cTCATGTGATAGCGAAGGCGGAGGGTCTGGCCATCATTTCCGTCATCAAGGCCGGTTTCATGATCACAGCGAGAGGAGGCAGCGGCATCGTCATCGCCAGGCTGTCCGACAGAC gttGGTCGGCGCCTTCCGCCATCGGCATCGCCGGTCTGGGAGGAGGCTTTGAGATCGGGGTGGAG GTGTCAGACCTGGTGATCATCCTGAACCAGCGGCGGGCCATCGAGGCATTCACAAAAGGCGGGAACCTGACGCTGGGCGGGAACTGCACGGTCGCCGTGGGACCTTTGGGCAG GAATGTGGAGGCTGATGTTGCTCTGCGCAGCACAGCGGCGGTCTTCACTTACTGCAGGTCCAGAGGTTTGTTTGCCGGTATTTCTCTGGAGGGATCCTACCTGATCGAGCGCAAAGACACGAACCGCAA GTTCTACTCCCAGGACATCCGAGCATCTTCCATTTTGAATGGCGATGTGGAGCCACCATCAGAGTGCTACGACCTCTACCACATCCTGGACGCCTACGCTGAGGCCTACACTGCCGACTGGACCAGCAAGAACATGCCTGCAAAG tcgtctcttcctccatccagacctccagctcctcctcagcAGAAGGCAGCGACCAGCTTCCAGCAGCTACCAACCAACACTG gtggaagtacaggaagtaaaaacgcTCTCTACCCAAGCATCTCCATCTATAAATCTGCAACCTCAG GTGGACCATCGATGGGTGGGGCCAGTGGGCAGCTAGTCGTCACGGCGACCCATCCATTCACAGGTCAGCAGCCGGGAGACCTGAGCTTCGCTCCCGGGGACCGCATCACCGTCATCACTAAGACCGAGTCCCAGTACGACTGGTGGGAGGGCCAACTGGACGACGGGCGAGTTGGGATCTTCCCCGCTAACTTTGTCACATACTGA
- the sh3yl1 gene encoding SH3 domain-containing YSC84-like protein 1 isoform X2 — translation MITARGGSGIVIARLSDRRWSAPSAIGIAGLGGGFEIGVEVSDLVIILNQRRAIEAFTKGGNLTLGGNCTVAVGPLGRNVEADVALRSTAAVFTYCRSRGLFAGISLEGSYLIERKDTNRKFYSQDIRASSILNGDVEPPSECYDLYHILDAYAEAYTADWTSKNMPAKSSLPPSRPPAPPQQKAATSFQQLPTNTGGSTGSKNALYPSISIYKSATSGGPSMGGASGQLVVTATHPFTGQQPGDLSFAPGDRITVITKTESQYDWWEGQLDDGRVGIFPANFVTY, via the exons ATGATCACAGCGAGAGGAGGCAGCGGCATCGTCATCGCCAGGCTGTCCGACAGAC gttGGTCGGCGCCTTCCGCCATCGGCATCGCCGGTCTGGGAGGAGGCTTTGAGATCGGGGTGGAG GTGTCAGACCTGGTGATCATCCTGAACCAGCGGCGGGCCATCGAGGCATTCACAAAAGGCGGGAACCTGACGCTGGGCGGGAACTGCACGGTCGCCGTGGGACCTTTGGGCAG GAATGTGGAGGCTGATGTTGCTCTGCGCAGCACAGCGGCGGTCTTCACTTACTGCAGGTCCAGAGGTTTGTTTGCCGGTATTTCTCTGGAGGGATCCTACCTGATCGAGCGCAAAGACACGAACCGCAA GTTCTACTCCCAGGACATCCGAGCATCTTCCATTTTGAATGGCGATGTGGAGCCACCATCAGAGTGCTACGACCTCTACCACATCCTGGACGCCTACGCTGAGGCCTACACTGCCGACTGGACCAGCAAGAACATGCCTGCAAAG tcgtctcttcctccatccagacctccagctcctcctcagcAGAAGGCAGCGACCAGCTTCCAGCAGCTACCAACCAACACTG gtggaagtacaggaagtaaaaacgcTCTCTACCCAAGCATCTCCATCTATAAATCTGCAACCTCAG GTGGACCATCGATGGGTGGGGCCAGTGGGCAGCTAGTCGTCACGGCGACCCATCCATTCACAGGTCAGCAGCCGGGAGACCTGAGCTTCGCTCCCGGGGACCGCATCACCGTCATCACTAAGACCGAGTCCCAGTACGACTGGTGGGAGGGCCAACTGGACGACGGGCGAGTTGGGATCTTCCCCGCTAACTTTGTCACATACTGA